In Candidatus Binatia bacterium, one DNA window encodes the following:
- a CDS encoding alpha-galactosidase — translation MNDLLRLQPYSLRILYRVDGVPRVAATAIDPVGRGVGVVQGANDDLEWTVRLERDDASLVVEPRVTSLRLGVRLDAIEPLRAVGSLDAREARALHNGWQSWSAFLGVEADAVVPRPRWRLIDRITSSPSTAPSARGEIWSELVTALVAANGGAAVVAGYLRAASQFGGFEVVLRRGEPPALIARLPFDGVPLPPGETRAGEPLLVLAGDEPTALLEDWAARLARASGARVPGASVVGWCSWYEHFERISEPVIARNLEQAAALRERLDLELFQIDDGYQAAIGDWLTPARKRFARGVKHFVPRIVERGLTPGLWLAPFLAARRAQVAREHPDWLLRDLYGRVVPAIYNPRWSRVSTAAALDPTHPGVQEHVASVCATLTREWGFRFLKLDFLYAASLPGARHDPRATNAEALRTGLEAIRRAVGDEVRLLGCGCPLGPAIGVVDLMRIGPDVAPTWSDWLARNLGRDVGLPATRNAVRNSIGRAFLHGVAWGNDPDCLLVRKRRSRLSDDEVLTLATTVALAGGSVLLSDDLAALPEERVAIAQRVLEIHRELAPGGRRALDPATPGFPRLLLAPRRDGGVYLAVVNPDDAPRATTVRLDELPLPPAAWRAARVRDVWSGAELPAVDGTIDLGVLPPHASRLLQVA, via the coding sequence ATGAACGACCTGCTCCGGCTGCAACCGTACTCGCTGCGGATCCTCTACCGCGTGGACGGCGTGCCGCGGGTCGCGGCGACGGCGATCGACCCCGTCGGACGCGGCGTCGGCGTGGTGCAGGGCGCGAACGACGACCTCGAGTGGACGGTGCGCCTCGAGCGCGACGACGCGAGCTTGGTCGTCGAGCCGCGCGTCACCTCGCTGCGGCTCGGCGTCCGTCTCGACGCGATCGAGCCGCTGCGCGCGGTCGGCTCGCTCGACGCGCGTGAGGCGCGCGCGCTGCACAACGGCTGGCAGAGCTGGTCGGCGTTCCTCGGCGTCGAGGCGGACGCCGTCGTGCCGCGGCCGCGCTGGCGTCTGATCGATCGCATCACGTCGAGCCCGAGCACGGCGCCGAGTGCGCGCGGCGAGATCTGGTCGGAGCTCGTTACCGCGCTCGTCGCCGCGAACGGCGGCGCCGCGGTCGTCGCGGGCTACCTGCGTGCGGCGTCGCAGTTCGGCGGCTTCGAAGTCGTGCTGCGTCGGGGCGAGCCGCCGGCGCTGATCGCGCGCCTGCCGTTCGACGGCGTGCCGCTGCCGCCGGGCGAGACGCGCGCGGGCGAGCCGCTGCTCGTCCTCGCCGGCGACGAGCCGACCGCGTTGCTCGAGGACTGGGCCGCGCGTCTCGCGCGCGCGAGCGGCGCGCGCGTCCCTGGCGCGTCGGTCGTCGGCTGGTGCTCGTGGTACGAGCACTTCGAGCGCATCTCCGAGCCGGTGATCGCGCGCAACCTCGAGCAGGCGGCGGCGCTGCGCGAGCGCCTCGACCTCGAGCTCTTCCAGATCGACGACGGCTACCAGGCGGCGATCGGCGACTGGCTCACGCCGGCGCGCAAGCGCTTCGCGCGCGGCGTCAAGCACTTCGTGCCGCGCATCGTCGAGCGCGGGCTCACGCCGGGCCTGTGGCTCGCGCCGTTTCTCGCCGCGCGCCGCGCGCAGGTCGCGCGCGAGCATCCCGACTGGCTGCTGCGCGACCTCTACGGACGCGTCGTGCCGGCGATCTACAACCCGCGCTGGTCGCGCGTCTCGACCGCGGCGGCGCTCGACCCGACGCACCCCGGGGTGCAGGAGCACGTCGCGTCGGTGTGCGCGACGCTGACGCGTGAGTGGGGCTTCCGCTTCCTGAAGCTCGACTTCCTCTACGCCGCGTCGCTGCCCGGCGCGCGTCACGACCCGCGCGCGACCAACGCCGAGGCGCTGCGCACCGGGCTCGAGGCGATCCGTCGCGCGGTCGGCGACGAGGTGCGGCTGCTCGGCTGCGGCTGCCCGCTCGGGCCCGCGATCGGCGTCGTCGATCTCATGCGGATCGGGCCGGACGTGGCGCCGACGTGGAGCGACTGGCTCGCGCGCAACCTCGGGCGCGACGTCGGCCTGCCCGCGACGCGCAACGCGGTGCGCAACTCGATCGGGCGCGCGTTCCTGCACGGCGTCGCGTGGGGCAACGACCCGGACTGCCTGCTGGTGCGCAAGCGGCGCTCGCGCCTCAGCGACGACGAGGTGCTGACGCTCGCGACGACGGTCGCGCTCGCCGGCGGCAGCGTGCTGCTGTCGGACGATCTCGCGGCGCTGCCCGAGGAGCGCGTCGCGATCGCGCAGCGCGTGCTCGAGATCCATCGCGAACTCGCGCCGGGCGGGCGTCGCGCGCTCGATCCGGCGACGCCCGGCTTCCCGCGCCTGCTGCTCGCGCCGCGGCGCGACGGCGGCGTCTACCTCGCGGTCGTGAACCCCGACGATGCGCCGCGCGCCACGACCGTGCGGCTCGACGAGCTGCCGCTGCCGCCCGCCGCGTGGCGCGCGGCGCGCGTGCGCGACGTCTGGAGCGGCGCCGAGCTGCCGGCCGTGGACGGCACGATCGATCTCGGCGTGCTGCCTCCGCACGCGAGCCGGCTCCTGCAGGTCGCTTGA